The stretch of DNA TCGATGAGCCGTCGCAGGACCTCATCGCTCAGGTGCCGATTGCTCGGCGAGCCGGTGAGGGCTTTGGCGTTGGCATGGCTGGCGATGACGGGGCCGGGGTAGCCTTCCAGGGCCTGGAGGGCGGCTTGTTCGTCCATGTGGCTGATGTCCAGGATGTACGGGTAGCGGGCCATGGCGCGCAGCATGGTGTGGCCCTCGGGCGTGAGCGGGCCGATCTCCCCTGTGCCGCCGCAAAAGCGGGTGCCCGCCCAGGCCAGGCCGATGATACGCAGTCCATCCTCCCACCAGAAGTCCAGTTCCCAGGTGCTGCGCACGCCCTCGGCCCCTTCCATGAGCATGACCAGGCCCACAGGGTGGGTTTTGCGCCGTTTGTCCCAGTGGGCCAGCACCTCGGCCAGGTCCTCGCGGGTGGTGATCAGGCGAAACTTGCGGCGATGCTTTTTCGTCAGGTTGTGGTAAAAACGCACCTGCGCCTGATACCGCCGGTGCGCCTCGAGGAGGTCGCCGTACACCTGGGTATCCCAGTCGCCCATCTGGCGGCGCTTGGGGGCAGCGAACAAGGTGGCGATCACCACGGCCACGCGCCCTGCCTGATACTCCGGCCAGCCCAACAACGTATCGCCGTTGACCTGAGGGGCCAGGCTGCCCTGTTGGGCCTCGAGGCGGCGCGTCTCGTGGGCGCTGTGGGTGTAATCCCGCCCGAAGGTTAAGGCGTTCCAGGCCAGATCCTCATGGGCGTCGATGATGAGCGGCTTCTGGGGGGCATCCTTCATCCCTCGGCCTCCTTGCCGGCGTGGGTGGTGACAAAGTCCCAGGTTTCCGGCAGATACGTCAACGGTTCCACGCGCACCCGGAAGTCCAGCAGGCCGCTGAGCCATTGGGCCACCTGGACATAGTGCGCCCGTGGAGCCATGCGCACCTCGCGGGGGCGCTCGCCTATCTTGTGGAAGGTCTCCAGCAACAAGTGGGCGAAACTCTCGGCCAGTTGTGGAGCCTCGGCCGGTTGGATCAGACGCACATGGGCCACCTGGGGCTGCTTGCCGCCCATCCAGACGGCCATGAAGAAATAGGGAAAGAAGGGACGCTCTCCCGGCTGGTTTTGGATGGGGCCCAACGCCGGGGCCAGTTCCATCTGCACCTCCAGCAGCGTATCATCCCTTTGAGGCAAGGTGCCGGCCTTCTCAACCTCGGCCTCGGGCAACGAGAAGCGCACCCGCCGCAGCGGAGGCGGCTCCACCTTCTCCCAGCGCCCTTCCCAGCGGACGCCGTCCTCGTCCTCCACCAGGATGCGGATGTAGTACCTGGGATGGTCGTCCGGGCGCAGGGTGATCTCCCCGCACTGCACTAAGGGTGCCACCTCCAGCGTTTGCTCCAGCACCAGCGCCAGGAAACGTGCCTCGTCGGCCTCGAGAAACCAGGGAAAATACGCCGGAACCGAAGAGCGGAACACCGGGTACAGTTCGCCCTGCCAGTCCACCTCCAGCCGGGCCATCCGCTCCCGGTCCTCGGGGGCCAACGCGGTCGGTTGTTCAAACGAGAGCATGATCTGCCGCAGGAGCAGCAGTTGTCGGGATACTTCTTCCATGGAGAAAATTTCGGGGTGCAGGGTCAACCGGCGGAAGTTCCACAAGGCCTCCTGACCCAGATAGGCGATCACGGCCGGAAATTCGCTGGCCGCGCCCATCACGCTGACGAACCCCAGGCGGTTGGGGTCTTCCGGATCTCGCACAGCGAAGACCTGATGTTCCAGCAACCAGTCCCATGGCTTCAGGTCCCAAATACGCACGGCCAGGTCGTACAGATGGCGCCACTGGTCAAGGGTGGGTTCGGACATGAGGGTCCTCGCTTTCATCTCTCTCCTCTCCCCCGGGCGGACGCTTTGGCAAAGCGCCCAGCCGGAGGTAGGGAGGGCTCACGCCTCGGCCAGCAACGCTTTCCAGAACGCGTCCCGTTGGCCGGGGACGAAGGGGGTGTAGAGGGCCAGGCGGTCGGCCAGGCCCGCGTAGCGCTCGCGCAGGGCGGCGGCCAGTTCGGCAGGCGAGGCGATGGTGGCGAAGGTGGCCAGCATCTCATCGCTGACCAGGGCGGGCATCTCGTCCCACCGGCCGCGGGCCGCCAAGGCCGAGAGCCGCTCGGCCACCTCCTCCCAACCGTGCAGGGCCATCACCTTGCGATAGGAAGGCGTGCTGGCGTAGAACGCCACCTGCTGGCGCACGAAATCCCGCTCCTGCTCGTCGGTGACCACAAAGGCGGTGAGCATGATCTGCACATCGCGCCGGGAGCGCCCGGCCCTGGCCGCGCCCTTCTCGATGGCCGGGAGCAGCACCTCGCGCAGGTAGCGCACGGTGTGGAAAGGATGCACCAGGAAGCCATCGGTTACCTCACCGGCCAGCCGCGCCAGGCCGGTGTTCACCCCGGCGATGTAGATGGGGATCTCCGGATGCTCGATAGGCCCTGGATTGAAGAAGGGGCTCATCAAGGTAAGTTTGTAGTACGAGCCGCGAAAGTTGAGCGGCTCGCCTGTCTGCCAGGTGTGCCAGAAAGCGCGGATGGCCTGGATCTGCTCGCGGAACATCACCACCACCGAATCGGGCCAGGTCATGCCAAAACGGCGGGTGATGTGTGCCTTGACCTGGGTGCCCAGGCCAAGGATGAAACGCCCCTGGGAGGCGTCAGCCAGATCCCAGGCCGTGTAGGCCAGGTCCGCCGGGCTGCGGGCGAAGGCGATGGCCACCGCCGTACCCATGGTAATGCGCTGCGTGTGCTCGGCAATCAGCGCGTGAGGCAGGAAGGGGTTGTGCTGGGTCTCCGTGGTCCAGATGGCGTCGAAGCCCATGGCCTCGGCGGCCTGGGCCACGGCAGGCACCTGCCGCAAACTCATGGGAGGAAGGGAAGCATCAAAACGCATCGTCTTTCCTTAATTATCCTCATCGGGAATGAAGGTCAGGGCCAGGTCGTCCACATACCAGCCGTCTCCCACCGGGAGCCAGTACAATCCTAACACAACTTGCCCGGCAAGGCTCTCGTCGCTCAGCGTGCGTCGCCGGCGCACCTCGTCCTCCGCCCCTTCGTCCAGAGGCAACCTGCCGGATCGGGTGTGAAGGCGCTGCCACGCCCCAGGCAACTCCGCTACGGCTAGCTTCGCCGCTAGGGCCACAGCAGCGGTCCGTGGCACCCTAAGGTACCGGCCCGGGCGCGGCGGAAGGACCATCCCTCTGCCCAACAGGCACACCGCCCGGGGGAAAGACCACCTTGCCCCCTGCAGAGGGTGCCCCCATGGGGCCGAACCGCCTCCGGACCCTGGAGGACCAACCGGGCCTCAGGGGAGGTCTACCCCCGAGGCGTGTTCCGATCCCCATGCACCCATCCCCTAAGGACGGCGTCGCGGGCCTATCCTCTCCGGCCCGCAGGCCTCTGCCGCCAGTCAACAGGCCGCCTGCGACCGGGCTCAATTGCTGAGCAAATACGCCTCGATCCAGCGCGTGGTCGCCAGCAGGGCCTCCAGGTGGGTGCGCTCCAGGTTGTGGGAAGCATCCACCCCCGGCCCGATGAGCGCCACGGCCAGGTCGGCCCCGGCCCGCCAGGCCGCCTCGCCGTCGGAGCCGTAGTAGGGGTACACATCCACCCTGTACAGGATGCCGTGCTCCTCAGCCAGTTGGCGCAGGCGCTGGCTCAGGCCGTGGTGGTACGGCCCGCCGCCATCCTTGACGCACAGGGTGGCGTGAAACTCATCGCTGGCCTGTCCCTGCCCCACGGCGGCCATGTCCACGGTGACCAGTTCCCCCACCTCCGGCGGGAAGACCCCAGCCGCCCCGTGGCCGACTTCCTCATAGTTGCTCACCAGAAAGTAGGTGGTCTGGTGTGGCCGCTGCCCGGCGGCAGCCAGGGCCTGCCAGGCGGCCATCACGCAGGCCACCCCGGCCTTGTCGTCCAGGTGGCGGCTGCGCACGAAGCCCTGATGCCAGACCACGCGCGGGTCGAAGGAGACGAAATCCCCCACTTCAATGCCCAGAGCGCGCACCTCGTCGGCGTTGCTCACCCGCGCGTCCAGCCGCACTTCCATGTGCTCGTCGTCCCGTGGGGCCTCGCCAGCCTTCTTGCCGTACACATGCACCGAGGCAAACTGGTGCAGCAGCGTGCCTGGCACCGGCTCGCCGCCGCGGCTGGGATGCACCCACACCGTCTCGCCCTCGACGAAGTTCCAGGGGAAACCGCCCACCTTGCTCAGTTTGAGCCGGCCGTTGGCTTTGATTTCCTTGACCACCGCGCCCAAAGTGTCCACATGGGCGGTCAGGGCGCGGGGGGCCTCGTCGCGCTCGCCGGGCCACACGGCCAGCAGTCCCCCTTTGCGGGTGCGCGTCAGTTTGGCTTGGGGGACATGGGCCCCCAGCCAGGTCTCCACGCAGGCCGTGGCCGCCTCGGTGAAGCCCGTGGGGCTGGGCGTCTGCAGCAGATCGGTGAGCAGGGACTGCAACAGTTCGGTGTCCGGTTCAGGGAGCATGATCATCCTTCCCGTGGAGGGATGCCCTCGAAGGCGGCGATTTTCACCCGCCAGGCTTCGGGGATGGGCGTGGTTTGCCCCGTATGGTAATCGTAGCACACCTGCACGGTCTCCCCCTCAGCCAGCAGGTCTCCGGTTTCGGCGTCCTCGATGCGGTAGGTCATGCGAAAACTCTTGTTGCCCAGTTTCGGGATGCGCACCCCCACCCGCACGGGTTGCCCCAGATGAATGGGCCGTTTGAAGGTCACCCGCGCCTCGGCGATGATGATGCCGATATCCAGGAAAGAGCGGCCATCCCACAAACCCACGCGGCGCAGGTACCCCACCCGCGCCTGCTCCATGTAGGTCAGATAACGGGCGTTGTTCACATGACCCTGAGGGTCCAGGTCGCCGTAACGCACCTCAATGGGGTGATAAAAGCGGTACTTGCTCATGGACTCTATTATACCCTTTCCGCCCTCTGGGAGATACCTCCTGGCTGCCGAGTGGGTGTATAATCCTTCCACCGCATTGTATCAGTTGGAGGCCCCATGGACTCGCCCACGCAACCCCCGGCGCAGCCCCCGAAAGAGACGTCCCCCTCCCCTGAGGTGACGGCCACGCCCCCCAAACTCAACACCCGCCAGAAACTTCTGCGCTGGTGGTGGCGTCAGATGCGCAAAGTAGACGCCAAACAACGGGGGAAAGTCATCGCGCAACTCCGCGAGGGGTCTCACCCCGACTTTGACTACTTCTTGATGATTGTACTCTCCAGCGTCATCGCCACGCTGGGGCTGCTCATCGACTCTGGGGCCACGGTCATCGGCGCCATGCTGGTCGCCCCGCTGATGACCCCCATCCTGAGCGTGGGGCTGGCCTCCCTCACCGGCGATCAGGA from Anaerolineae bacterium encodes:
- a CDS encoding M42 family metallopeptidase, with the protein product MIMLPEPDTELLQSLLTDLLQTPSPTGFTEAATACVETWLGAHVPQAKLTRTRKGGLLAVWPGERDEAPRALTAHVDTLGAVVKEIKANGRLKLSKVGGFPWNFVEGETVWVHPSRGGEPVPGTLLHQFASVHVYGKKAGEAPRDDEHMEVRLDARVSNADEVRALGIEVGDFVSFDPRVVWHQGFVRSRHLDDKAGVACVMAAWQALAAAGQRPHQTTYFLVSNYEEVGHGAAGVFPPEVGELVTVDMAAVGQGQASDEFHATLCVKDGGGPYHHGLSQRLRQLAEEHGILYRVDVYPYYGSDGEAAWRAGADLAVALIGPGVDASHNLERTHLEALLATTRWIEAYLLSN
- a CDS encoding TIGR03617 family F420-dependent LLM class oxidoreductase, with protein sequence MRFDASLPPMSLRQVPAVAQAAEAMGFDAIWTTETQHNPFLPHALIAEHTQRITMGTAVAIAFARSPADLAYTAWDLADASQGRFILGLGTQVKAHITRRFGMTWPDSVVVMFREQIQAIRAFWHTWQTGEPLNFRGSYYKLTLMSPFFNPGPIEHPEIPIYIAGVNTGLARLAGEVTDGFLVHPFHTVRYLREVLLPAIEKGAARAGRSRRDVQIMLTAFVVTDEQERDFVRQQVAFYASTPSYRKVMALHGWEEVAERLSALAARGRWDEMPALVSDEMLATFATIASPAELAAALRERYAGLADRLALYTPFVPGQRDAFWKALLAEA
- a CDS encoding acyl-CoA thioesterase; amino-acid sequence: MSKYRFYHPIEVRYGDLDPQGHVNNARYLTYMEQARVGYLRRVGLWDGRSFLDIGIIIAEARVTFKRPIHLGQPVRVGVRIPKLGNKSFRMTYRIEDAETGDLLAEGETVQVCYDYHTGQTTPIPEAWRVKIAAFEGIPPREG